A part of Haliotis asinina isolate JCU_RB_2024 chromosome 10, JCU_Hal_asi_v2, whole genome shotgun sequence genomic DNA contains:
- the LOC137298256 gene encoding ubiquitin carboxyl-terminal hydrolase isozyme L5-like, protein MATSAGDWCLIESDPGVFTELIRGFGCKGVQVEEIWSLDSDSFKKLKPVHGLIFLFKWAPDKEPEGNVVQDSRLDKIFFAKQVINNACATQAILSILLNTHHADVELGDTLGSFKEFAQSFDPALRGLSLSNSDVIRAVHNSFARQQMFEFDEKQSKNDDDVYHFVGYMPVDGRLYELDGLREGPVDLGAVPANSDWLDLVRPVIEKRMQKYSTDEIHFNLMAVVSDKKMMYEKKLKELSNKMESGGMVTDDIQSELTQLTVLIQEEEMKMKRYKVENIRRRHNYLPFIMELLKILAKEEKLLPLVEQAKATAAKKREEKEKK, encoded by the exons ATGGCTACCAGCGCGGGAGACTGGTGTCTTATTGAAAGCGATCCTGGTGTTTTCACAGAATTGATACGAGGATTTG GCTGCAAGGGAGTGCAGGTGGAAGAGATATGGAGTTTGGACAGTGATAGCTTCAAGAAACTGAA ACCAGTGCATGGCCTCATCTTCCTGTTCAAATGGGCACCAGACAAGGAGCCAGAGGGCAATGTTGTGCAGGACAGCAGGCTGGACAAGATCTTCTTTGCCAAACAG GTTATCAACAATGCATGTGCTACCCAGGCTATTCTGAGCATCCTTCTCAACACCCACCATGCAGATGTCGAACTCGGAGACACATTGGGATCATTTAAGGAATTCGCACAGTCATTTGATCCTGCA CTTCGAGGTTTAAGTCTCAGCAATTCTGATGTTATACGAGCTGTTCACAATAGTTTTGCAAG acaACAGATGTTTGAATTTgacgagaagcaatcaaagaaCGACGATgatgtttaccattttgtaggtTATATGCCAGTTGATGGCCGTCTGTATGAATTGGACGGTTTGCGAGAGGGACCAGTAGACTTAG GTGCTGTACCAGCAAACTCTGACTGGCTGGACCTGGTGAGACCAGTCATAGAGAAGAGGATGCAAAA ATACAGTACAGATGAAATCCACTTCAACTTGATGGCAGTTGTGTCTGACAAGAAGATGATGTATGAGAAAAAGCTAAAGGAACTCTCAAATAAGATGGAG AGTGGTGGGATGGTCACTGATGATATTCAGTCCGAGCTGACGCAACTCACGGTCCTCATCCAGGAGGAagagatgaagatgaagagatACAAG GTTGAAAACATTCGAAGGAGACACAACTACCTACCATTTATTATGGAATTATTGAAAATACTTGCAAAAGAAGAGAAACTGCTTCCCCTGGTGGAACAG